The DNA sequence AAGTGACACAACCTCAGGAACAGATGTGTGCATCACTTCCATGGCAGGCTCTTGAACCTGACATACAACCTTGTAAGCTGGCTCATGTTCAAGAACAAACTCCATAGGTCCGGACTCCACCTGCAATACCACCTCCGATATTGGTCCCTGCGTGTCCATAGCCTCTACGGAGGAAACTACCAGTCCTTCTAACACTGACTCGGAAGCTGGATCCAAGACTGACTTCATAGGGGCAGAATCCTCTATACGCTGTACCTCCAGTGGTGATCTCTCCTGTGCATCCTTGACTTCAAGTCCAGATTCTTGAAGAAAATTTTCCAGCATGGATGGCTGCTGGAATTTTGAATCTACCCCTCGCTTTATTTGGGCATCTGCAAACACCAGGTCCGATGGGGTGAGGGGTTGAGGCAATGTAGAAGAACTTGGTTCCTCTAGATGAGGGGTAGGGAAAGATGTATTTCTTGGTTCCTCTAGATCAGGTGTAGAAGCTGTAGACCCTGGTTCCGCTAGATCAGGTGTAGGAGAAGCTGTAGACCTTGGTTCCGCTAGATCAGGTGTAGGAGAAGCTGTAGACCTTGATTCCGCTAGATCAGGTGTAGGAGAAGCTGTAGACCTTGATTCCGCTAGATCAGGTGTAGGAGAGGCTGTAGACCTTGATTCCGCTAGATCAGGTGTAGGAGAGGCTGTAGACCTTGATTCCGCTAGATCAGGTGTAGCATAAGCTGTAGACCTTATTTCTTTTAGATCAGGGGTAGGAGAGGCTGTAGATCTTGGTTCCGCTAGATCAGGGGCAGGAGAGGCTGTAGATCTTGGTTCCGCTAGACCAGGGGTAGGAGAAGCTGTAGATCTTGGTTCCGCTAGACCAGGGGTAGGAGAGGCTGTAGATCTTGGTTCCGCTAGATCAGGGGTAGGAGAGGCTGTAGATCCTGGTTCCGCTAGATCAGGGGTAGGAGAGGCTGTAGATCTTCGTTCCGCTAGATCAGGGGTAGGAGAGGCTGTAGATCCTGGTTCCCCTAGATCAGGGGTAGGAGAGGCTGTAGATCTTGGTTCCCCTAGATCAGGGGTAGGAGAGGCTGTAGATCTTGAATCCGCTAGATCAGGGGTAGGAGAGGCTGTAGACCTTGGTTCCACTAGCTCAGGGGTAGGAAAGGCTGTAGACCTTGGTTCCACTAGCTCAGGGGTAGGAAAGGCTGTAGACCTTGGTTCCACTAGCTCAGGGGTAGGAAAGGCTGTAGACCTTGGTTCCACTAGCTCAGGGGTAGGAAAGGCTGTAGACCTTGGTTCCACTAGCTCAGGGGTAGGAAAGGCTGTAGACCTTGGTTCCGCTAGCTCAGGGGTAGGAAAGGCTGTAGACCTTGGTTCCGCTAGCTCAGGGGTAGGAAAGGCTGTAGACCTTGGTTCCGCTAGCTCAGGGGTAGGAAAGGCTGTAGACCTTGGTTCCGCTAGCTCAGGGGTAGGAAAGGCTGTAGACCTTGGTTCCGCTAGCTCAGGGGTAGGAAAGGCTGTAAACCTTGGTTCTGCTAGCTCAGGGGTAGGAAAGGCTGTAGACCTTGGTTCTGCTAGATCAGGGGTAGGAGAGGCTGTGGATCTTGGTTCTGCTAGATCAGGGACAGGAGAGTCTGTAGATTTTGGTTCTGCTGGATCAAGGGCAGGAGAAGCTGTAGATCTTGGTTCTGCTAGATCAGGGGTAGGAGAGGCTATAGAtattggttcttttagatcaaggGTAGAAGAGGCTGTAGATCTTGCTTCCATTAGATCAGGGGTAGAAGAGGCTGTAGATCTTGCTTCTTTTAGATCAGGAATAGGTGATAACATAAATATTGGTTCCTCTAGGTCAGGGGTAGGAGAGGATGAAGTTCTCTGTTCCTCTAGAAATGTGGTAGGATGCAATGCAGGTCTTGGTTCCTCAAGATCAGGGGTAGATGGAGCAGATCTCGGTTCCTCAAGATTAAGGGTAGGAGACGACATAGGTCTTGGTTCCTCAAGGTTAAGGGTAGGGGACAACATAGATCCAGGGGTGGGAGAAGATGCAGATCTTGGTTCCTCTAGCACAGGGGTGGGGAACAATGCACATCTCAGCTCCTCTAGAACTGGGGTAGGCTGCGATGGCGAAGGCCTCAGGCTTCTTTGCTCTGGAGGGTTCCCTCCCTCCAGTAAGACTGTCTCACCATCTGCTTCCACGTACACCTCCGGGAAGGATGGGTTGTTGGCGGGTTGGCCACTGAAACCTGGTGCAGAAGGGCATCCCTCATCCATTGGCTCTTCCATCATGGGTTGGAGAGGTGACAATGTAGATCTCGTCTCCTCTAGTTCTGAGGGAACCAGCAAGGGTGAAGATGTGAGTTCCTCTATAGAGGGATGCACCACCTCAGCAGAGGTCATCTCCCCACCAGCTTCCAAGAAGGCAGGGTCTACAGATGTTGGAGCTCCATGACAGGGGGCTGAGGGCCAGTCCTTCCCCAATTGCATAGGTTCCTCTTGCTCCTGAGTGGAGAGGAGGGCAGACTCCCCCATTCTGCAGTCTCCAGTGTCCATCTCTGAGGGCTCCACAGCAGCCAGGCCGCCCAGATCTGGTGGCCATGGTGAGGCTCCCTCTGCCCGGTCAGGCCCAGCCTCCGCCTCCCCAGGCTGCCGCAGCCCCTCTCCGCCGTGTCCGGTCTCGCTCCCCTCAAACGGACAGGGCTCATTCTCAGGACCGAGCTTCTCCGGGACACCGCCGAGCTCCGACGACCTCTCCTCGCCAGGAATCGGCTCGCTGTCCGGCTCGGCTTCACCTCCTCCCTCCCCCGAGCCAGGCGTACCAGCCGCGGCCGCCATTTTCTCGTTCGCGTATCGATCCTCGGCCTCCTCGTCCTGGGAGACTGCCATAGCGCACGCCCTCGACAAATCGACAGCCGTCTCCGATTAGACCCAGCCGACGTCTGTCAAAAGCCAGTCGGCTCTTCATTGGCTGAAGAGCGCCACGCCCGCCCCCAATTGCCTTTCCCAAGGTAAAAAGAAAGCTGGTATCTGATTGGGTGTCGGCGGAGTCAGTCTTAGGCGAGAACGGGTGTCACTTAAAAACAATCTGTAAGGCTATTGGTCGGATGAGAAGTCAATCAAGCGCATTCTCTTTTGGTCTTGTTGCTAGGCAACAAGTCAGCCACTGCCAGCGGTAATGCAGCAGATGGAAGTAGCGTGGCCTTGGTGTTTTTATAAGGCAATGTCAGatcattaataaaaataatacgTGGCTAGTAACACTTCAGGTTTATGTTCTGTTTGGAAATGTTCACATATATAAAGACAACTTACAATTTTGCAATGTAAACCAATAAAGTGTATCTTAACCCCTAAACAAAAATATACTGTATTGCAGATTattagtctttagatgtggtggctgcattagttttatttttttcctttattacgaCCTGTACATTCTGCAAACACACTTAATTTCAGGGACGATCCTCGGGTCatagatgcctgggtgcagaaatatttctggtgccccccacatgggcgtggccaTCTTACTAAcctctcccctttacaaatgtttctatgtaagtagtgagtgtacggcttgtataacagtgtaaatttgctgtccccccaaaataactcatcacacagccattaatgtctaaactggcaacaaaagtgagtatactcctaagtgaaaatgtccaaattgggtccaattagccattttccctccccggtgtcatgtgactcgttagtgttacaaggtctcaggtgtgaatggggagcaggtgtgttaaatttggtgttatcgctctcactctctcatactggtcattggaagttcaacatggcatctcatggcaaagaactctctgaagatctgaaaaaaagaattgttgctctacataaagatggcctaggctataagaagattgccaagatcctgaaactgatctacagcacagtggccaagaccattcagcggtttaacaggacaggttccactcagaacagtcctcgccatggtcgatcaaagaagttgagtgcacgtgctcagcgtcatatccagaggttgtctttgggaaatagacttatgagtgctgccagcattgctgcagaggttgaaggggtgggggtcagcctgtcagtgctcagaccatacgctgcacactgcatcaaattggtgtgcatggctgtcgtcccagaaggaagcctctactaaagatgatgcacaagaaagcctgcaaacaatttgctgaaaacaagcagactaaggacatggattactggaaccatgtcttgtggtctgatgagaccaagataaacttatttggttcagatggtgtcaagcgtgtgtgtcggcaaccaggtgaggagtacaaagacaagtgtgtcttgcctacagtcaaacatggtggtgggagtgtcatggtctggggctgcatgagtgctgccggtgttatgacgagaaaggtcccccatcggatagtgtccaccctgtactgcgcttgcacagtacggaggacaaaggagatgccAAAATTctctgaacatgaacagctgttcatgagctctacacggcgcctgcgcaattaataGTAAATTCTGTCACACGCTTCCAATGCTCGTGGGGGTGGATTTCTCAAATAGGCGGATCTTTGCGGGACGTGTTTACACAACTAGTTAAGATAAAAGCATAATAACAATTAAATCAGTAAATCATTAAATCAGTAAAGTATTGAAATTGCTTGTGTTATGTATGTGACATTAAACTACCCTCCCTTATCAGCTCTGGCCATCATTGTAAAACTCCTTCAGTTGTGTAATCAGCTCTGCCCATTCTGTAGGCacaccgccccttgcagagttgtacgAGCATCGGGATCGCGCTGGAGCGTATGACAGAATGTACTATTAATTGTGCAGGCGCagtgtagagctcatgaacagctgttcatgttcggagactttcggcatctcctttgtcctccgtactgcgcaagcggtATAGGGCAGACACTATCTGAAGGGGGACATTTCTTGACAGGACaccggcacttgggagctacagttcattgagggaaccattaatgccaacatgtactgggacatattgagcatctgtggggcgtcctcaaacggaaggtggaggagcccaaggtctctaacatccaccggctccgtgatgtcgtcatggaggagtggaagagggctccagtggcaacctgtgaagctctggtgaactccatgcccaagagggttagggcagtgctggaaaataatggtggccacacaaaatattgacacttgggacccaatttggccattttttttttaggagtgtactcacttttgttgccagcggtttagacattaatggctgtgtgttgagttatgagGGGGGGCAGCAGATTTACAAGCcatacactcactagtttacattgtagcaaaatgtaatttcttcagtgttgtcacatgaaaagatatagtaaaatatttacaaaaatgtgaggggtgtacttacttttgtgagatactgtagcttatTGGGACTTGTTGTCTTCCACTAGTTGGGGATAAGGGTGGgtgacacatcctcagctctgaggggttcatgctgggacttgaagTCCTTCAGTTTTGGGATGGGCACATTTCCCAAAAGTGacagactacaagtcccagcatgaacctcccagagctgaggatgtgacaccccccaccccaactAGTGGAGGACAAAAGTCCCAACATGAGCCCCTGAGATTTAAGAATGTGATCCCCCCAAAAGTAAATGACTGCAagttccagcatgaacccctcagagctgaggacgtGACCCCCCCCCACCAACTAGTGGAGGACAAGTCCCAACATGAGCCCCTAAGATTTAAGAAGGtgatcccccaaaagtgaaggactacaagtctcagcatgaacccctgagatgtGACCCCTTAGATCTCACATGTTCATGCTGTGACCTGTAGGCTTTCACTAGTTGGGGGGGTCACACTCAGGGATTCACAGCATGAATCCCTGAGATCCATCCTTGTGACCTCGTCCTCCCATTCCTTTACGGGTGTCATCTGCTGCCAGCCCCAGCCTGCCCAGCAAACACAATAAAGAGACTGCTGCTCACTGCTAGTGCCTCCCCTTCCAGGCCCACATCTGCAGGAGCTTCAAATCTGTTTATTTGATTCACCTACTTACTGGTCTGGTTACTGGGGACAGCAGACTCCCGCCTGCCTTGATACAGTACAGCCCCACTGTCTTCTGGTTGCCCCATCTTCCTGTTAAATATGGCGGGCTGCGGAAGGGGGGGCAGCTTACAGTAGAGCTCTAATGCTGAGaggcggtgggggtgggggggaacaaTTGTCCTAGCTGCAGAAGCTCAGATTGGACCGTCTCAGACGGCTGGATCTCGGGCATCTccagaactgagcatgtgcagatttgaGCCGAACCAGTCACAGAGCGGTTGGGAACACTGCTCAGCTCACGGCGCCTGTGAACGGTTCACCCTGTGCACCCGGCCAGGATAGGGCCTGCTTCAtttcctaggatgacaacactcaccCTACTGTATGAGGAAAACAGAACTCcgccctctcctcttctccataacacagAGGGACatggttctgtagtcctcagagataccttagaacagtgatggcgaaccttggcaccccagatgttttggaactacatttcccatgatgctcatgcactctgcagtgtagttgagtactatgggaaatgtagttccaaaacatctggggtgccaaggtttaccatcactttgtggcaccctggttaaaaaaaacactggcctaacaagtgtaatgtgcgaaatatgtgctgcttttacttacagaGCTGGCTACTTTTTCTTTGCTTTGCACGGAGAAGAAACAGGCAGATCGCTGCTCTGTGTACAGAGTTCTGAGTGTTTCTAAATACACGACTCtgttctgtgattggctacagccgatcagcaggtccacgGTCAAAATCATTGACCCAGACCTGCTGACAAAATTGTATTTTAGCCAATGACAGCATGGGTCAGCAGGGAGCATAAAAGAAACTGGAAGACGTACATGTACGTGTGCCGCCATATGGATACgctgttccctttaagagccaccgGAGGCGCGCGTccactgcatggcgggggacctgatgcgcgtggctggcaggcgcgatcgccgctggccacccgcgatcacgggcacgagagccagaaaggggatttgtgtgtataaacacacaaatccctgttctgtcagcggagaggagacagatcgtttgttcttATTAAGtgggaacagcgatatgtctcctcccccagtcagtctcatccccccacagtaagaaacactaactagggaacacatttaacccctttaacgcgccctagtgttaactccttccctaccagtgacatttacacagtaatcagtgcatttttatagcagtaatcgctgtataaatgtcaatggtcccaaaaatgtgtcaaaagtgtccgatctgtccgctgtaaTGTCGCAGTACCACAAAAAAATCGCACCTTCCGAATCTATATGAATTAGATATAGGATACCACTATTTAGAATAATAAATGCTGTTATCTAACATCCACTCTCAGTCTTTTGCAGATTACTATCTTTGGTGGGAATACCCTTAACCCATTGAGGGATCCAGGCGGATGAGTCTATTTTAAGCACTCACCAACTTCCAGTGAATGGTGTCTTATCTTATGTGCGTTCTCTGATGGTGCTAATTCTTTTTGCATCATTTTCTGACTATGGccacacatttttctttcttttttttgcattatcATTATATGCACCTTGGTCATGTTAAGATTGGCTGTCTCTCATTAGGCATCGCTGTGCTGAACCACACAATGTATGTTCCAGCACGGCATCCGTCTCTTCCTTCTTTTACTCCTAACTGACGTTGCGGATATGTTCCGACAACGTCAGAGGGAGTGATTACGAGCACATACTGATGGCGCCCTCCCCTCATATGGGGAATGACGTAAGACATACACCAGCGGCGATCTTCTCCGTACACTGCTCTTTGCGGCTATGCGCATGCGTCGGCGTCGGTGGCCGGCATATTTAAATGGGAATTTAGCCATTTATTTCTAGGCACTCCTTCAGTGATTACACACTGCACGCCGGATCGCCAGACCTATAGGTATGTTTTCTACACTGGGGGTCATCCTTGAGATCTTTTTTCTTCACTAATGCCCTCTGTTTATGGGACTTAATGCATACTCTTAAGTCCTATCTGAGGTAACGCTGGGACATTCCGTCCTGGGCTATTCAGCCTAAACAGTATTAACTGCAAACAGCTGCTACACCCCACCTAACTGAATTGAACCTGAATTGAACCTCAAGACTACTTATAGCTAGGTAGGCAATCTCTTCCCTCTACTAAGGATACTTGGGGACCCTCTGTAATCTGGCGGTCTATTTTGCTAGTAGGGGATTTGTATGCATCTTATAGGACCCCTTTTCTTTATTATAGGGTTCCGGTTTTCCCCTATTGGTCTTTATGTCTATCTGATCACTTCATCATATTCCAGGTATCTATTTATTTACTTCACATCTCCACTTTGTTGTTTCTATGTTGCTCCGCTACGGGCATTTTGTGGGCCGGGTATTACCATCCATTTATCCGCCCTGTTCCCTAGCCCCTTAGAAGGAATTCATTATGATCTCccttttttatttagtttatttctATATCTTTTCTCATTTTGTATCATCTTTATCATGCAGATATTGCTCACATTGTGCACCCTGAGAACGTACTGAAATATTTAATGACACCCATAGGTGGCGAGTTGTGTAGTGCTAATGTGGACTGATTTGTCTCTAGTGCCCTCTTTTGACATGGAATCATCATATTGGGTATGTTGTTAATCcacctttagatttttttttttttgggtgattaTATAGTTTCCATCCATTTATGACCCTCCCTCTCCTTCCATCATGACCAGCTGCTTGTTTTGATTACATGTTTTGTTTGATACTTTTACGCTCTACTGTATGTGTTATCTGACATTTCTCTTTGTAATTTTAGAATTTATTTGAATGTTAAACTTTTTGAAACCCTGGCCCCTGACGAAGGTATTGGAACATCactaccggaaacgcgtcgggcatttgggcattcaTTTTGTACGCctattgcacatatatatattgactggttgatttttcatgtagcacatgCTGTGCATCTTCATcatatgtgtttttatatgtattttattttatactattaaagattattttttatacatttgcgAGTGGGTggtccattcaaagtcccaatttagGGGCTCATTACCTTTGTTTCCATTTAGggggatgggaccaccatgctcGATTTGATATGATGGGAGTCTCTATTTTTTCTATTtacaaaaaatcgcagatcaccaccattactagtaaaaaataaaaatgccataaatctttcccatagtttgtagatgctataacttttgcccaaaccaattaatatacgcttattgtgatttcttttaccataaatatatagaagaatatatatcggcctaaactgatgaagaaattttttttttaaaacatttttggggatatttattatagcaaaaagtaaaaaaatattgtttttcttttcaaaattgtcgccctttttttgttgatagcgaaaaaattaaaaatacagaggtgatcaaataccactaaaagaaagctctatttgtgggaaaaaaaggacattaattttgtttgggtacagcgtcgtcagttaaagagatgcagtgccgtatcgcaaaaaatgtcctggtcattaagcaggaaaatcttccggtctgtaagtggttaaaatatcttTGTAATATTTCTTAGCTGGTCTGATGGATTACCAACCCCTGCCACATCCAGgcacagccaggcaggtgacacCACTACTTCCTGGCACAGATTTGCAACTCCCTTTGTGACCCGCCCACTCATTAAACCGAAAAGACTTGTTGCCGGCTTCTTGACTCGTAGACTTGTAGAAAGTGTCACAGCCAGTGTGTTGGGATGAGTGCCAAGCAACCAGCATTTTTTTAGGAAGGCCAGCAGTagttgtccctgtgttcctgtcaTGTTGGGTTTGTTTATTGTCCCTGGCACAGGAGTTTTTAGCTTTTCTCTCTATAATTTGATGTTGTATGAAGGGAAACATATGAACTGTAGGTAAAGAAGGTGCTAAAtgtgattccttttttttt is a window from the Aquarana catesbeiana isolate 2022-GZ linkage group LG03, ASM4218655v1, whole genome shotgun sequence genome containing:
- the PWWP2A gene encoding PWWP domain-containing protein 2A isoform X1, translating into MAVSQDEEAEDRYANEKMAAAAGTPGSGEGGGEAEPDSEPIPGEERSSELGGVPEKLGPENEPCPFEGSETGHGGEGLRQPGEAEAGPDRAEGASPWPPDLGGLAAVEPSEMDTGDCRMGESALLSTQEQEEPMQLGKDWPSAPCHGAPTSVDPAFLEAGGEMTSAEVVHPSIEELTSSPLLVPSELEETRSTLSPLQPMMEEPMDEGCPSAPGFSGQPANNPSFPEVYVEADGETVLLEGGNPPEQRSLRPSPSQPTPVLEELRCALFPTPVLEEPRSASSPTPGSMLSPTLNLEEPRPMSSPTLNLEEPRSAPSTPDLEEPRPALHPTTFLEEQRTSSSPTPDLEEPIFMLSPIPDLKEARSTASSTPDLMEARSTASSTLDLKEPISIASPTPDLAEPRSTASPALDPAEPKSTDSPVPDLAEPRSTASPTPDLAEPRSTAFPTPELAEPRFTAFPTPELAEPRSTAFPTPELAEPRSTAFPTPELAEPRSTAFPTPELAEPRSTAFPTPELAEPRSTAFPTPELVEPRSTAFPTPELVEPRSTAFPTPELVEPRSTAFPTPELVEPRSTAFPTPELVEPRSTASPTPDLADSRSTASPTPDLGEPRSTASPTPDLGEPGSTASPTPDLAERRSTASPTPDLAEPGSTASPTPDLAEPRSTASPTPGLAEPRSTASPTPGLAEPRSTASPAPDLAEPRSTASPTPDLKEIRSTAYATPDLAESRSTASPTPDLAESRSTASPTPDLAESRSTASPTPDLAESRSTASPTPDLAEPRSTASPTPDLAEPGSTASTPDLEEPRNTSFPTPHLEEPSSSTLPQPLTPSDLVFADAQIKRGVDSKFQQPSMLENFLQESGLEVKDAQERSPLEVQRIEDSAPMKSVLDPASESVLEGLVVSSVEAMDTQGPISEVVLQVESGPMEFVLEHEPAYKVVCQVQEPAMEVMHTSVPEVVSLIEDSHEIQEPISELPLHDSEPFSTVVSSEPEMVLHLLENPSIECVVPGSVTHLSDSVPEIRDSKAVAKTVETVCNAGLDIFEAKMECVPEPLHKKIQHELSTVSVEEKVLALGVAEINQGVHPVTEQCTELGVEVKLFLQPVLKTLEEGPNKEDLSSGFHIVSHRTELKSEETSLHVVSKVKSVLEPGNIQMSSKVALVETETQADSAVTTQLKSLENELDSNCIHFDTEPSIEPNLKCTEKRSIVGDVECDLLSRNTNQELKSIDKIDCNPELDHQQVSRIASDAAQLNDCSEWCLEESKLSPVDPVVEACSDNRDQCKSPLAVPEQTVAVGGIADLSPGSEVQVTLDHIIQDALVVSFRHGDRIFSGVLMDLSKRFGPHGIPVTVHPKRDYKNKPEEPTQVQSTSFQEDTKKEMHNEDGTADVSPVQSSEPCGVHNLWTSKPPPLFHEGAPYPPPLFIRDTYNQSIPQPPPRKIKRLKKKIYREEPTSIMNAIKLRPRQVLCDKCKNVVADKKEVRKTGTDSFKLEEGKRRRHESVTTVNKKLKTDHKVNGKSQNESQKRNSVSKVTSLSHGRGKMVRVASQTHTTKAQLHTKKVLQSKNMDHVKARVVLKMAKEKAQKKQKDASSSKNTHNKVHFTRRLQNTSSGTLPPRLRIKPQRYRNEENDSSLKIGLESLRSSKIGIKPQTRHTATRSAGEAPSNGPQEASSDIQNTSVCVPPDEQDEQQTLSKRGSKSNITVYMTLNQKADSSTASVCSSDSTDDLKSTHSECSSTENFDFPPGSMHAPSSSSSASSKEEKKLSNSLKIKVFSKNVSKCMTSDGRTICVGDIVWAKIYGFPWWPARILTITISRKDNGLLVRQEARISWFGSPTTSFLALSQLSPFLENFQSRFNKKRKGLYRKAITEAAKAAKQLTPEVRALLTQFET
- the PWWP2A gene encoding PWWP domain-containing protein 2A isoform X2; translation: MAVSQDEEAEDRYANEKMAAAAGTPGSGEGGGEAEPDSEPIPGEERSSELGGVPEKLGPENEPCPFEGSETGHGGEGLRQPGEAEAGPDRAEGASPWPPDLGGLAAVEPSEMDTGDCRMGESALLSTQEQEEPMQLGKDWPSAPCHGAPTSVDPAFLEAGGEMTSAEVVHPSIEELTSSPLLVPSELEETRSTLSPLQPMMEEPMDEGCPSAPGFSGQPANNPSFPEVYVEADGETVLLEGGNPPEQRSLRPSPSQPTPVLEELRCALFPTPVLEEPRSASSPTPGSMLSPTLNLEEPRPMSSPTLNLEEPRSAPSTPDLEEPRPALHPTTFLEEQRTSSSPTPDLEEPIFMLSPIPDLKEARSTASSTPDLMEARSTASSTLDLKEPISIASPTPDLAEPRSTASPALDPAEPKSTDSPVPDLAEPRSTASPTPDLAEPRSTAFPTPELAEPRFTAFPTPELAEPRSTAFPTPELAEPRSTAFPTPELAEPRSTAFPTPELAEPRSTAFPTPELAEPRSTAFPTPELVEPRSTAFPTPELVEPRSTAFPTPELVEPRSTAFPTPELVEPRSTAFPTPELVEPRSTASPTPDLADSRSTASPTPDLGEPRSTASPTPDLGEPGSTASPTPDLAERRSTASPTPDLAEPGSTASPTPDLAEPRSTASPTPGLAEPRSTASPTPGLAEPRSTASPAPDLAEPRSTASPTPDLKEIRSTAYATPDLAESRSTASPTPDLAESRSTASPTPDLAESRSTASPTPDLAESRSTASPTPDLAEPRSTASPTPDLAEPGSTASTPDLEEPRNTSFPTPHLEEPSSSTLPQPLTPSDLVFADAQIKRGVDSKFQQPSMLENFLQESGLEVKDAQERSPLEVQRIEDSAPMKSVLDPASESVLEGLVVSSVEAMDTQGPISEVVLQVESGPMEFVLEHEPAYKVVCQVQEPAMEVMHTSVPEVVSLIEDSHEIQEPISELPLHDSEPFSTVVSSEPEMVLHLLENPSIECVVPGSVTHLSDSVPEIRDSKAVAKTVETVCNAGLDIFEAKMECVPEPLHKKIQHELSTVSVEEKVLALGVAEINQGVHPVTEQCTELGVEVKLFLQPVLKTLEEGPNKEDLSSGFHIVSHRTELKSEETSLHVVSKVKSVLEPGNIQMSSKVALVETETQADSAVTTQLKSLENELDSNCIHFDTEPSIEPNLKCTEKRSIVGDVECDLLSRNTNQELKSIDKIDCNPELDHQQVSRIASDAAQLNDCSEWCLEESKLSPVDPVVEACSDNRDQCKSPLAVPEQTVAVGGIADLSPGSEVQVTLDHIIQDALVVSFRHGDRIFSGVLMDLSKRFGPHGIPVTVHPKRDYKNKPEEPTQVQSTSFQEDTKKEMHNEDGTADVSPVQSSEPCGVHNLWTSKPPPLFHEGAPYPPPLFIRDTYNQSIPQPPPRKIKRLKKKIYREEPTSIMNAIKLRPRQVLCDKCKNVVADKKEVRKTGTDSFKLEEGKRRRHESVTTVNKKLKTDHKVNGKSQNESQKRNSVSKVTSLSHGRGKMVRVASQTHTTKAQLHTKKVLQSKNMDHVKARVVLKMAKEKAQKKQKDASSSKNTHNKVHFTRRLQNTSSGTLPPRLRIKPQRYRNEENDSSLKIGLESLRSSKIGIKPQTRHTATRSAAHTQ